A single region of the Pontibacter kalidii genome encodes:
- a CDS encoding TonB-dependent receptor, whose amino-acid sequence MFMLLYVAGVQAQVTTSSINGTVKDASGAALIGATVRATHQPSGTTYGATTNTEGQFNIANMRVGGPYTVEVSYIGYQAKSYSDITLQLGRPYSLNASLAESGGMLDEVVVSADRSSVFNANKTGAATNVGTQQIESLPTISRSLTDFTRLTPQANGNGFAGRDGRFNNVQIDGANFNNAFGLSGNALPGGSSQPISLDAIEEVQVNIAPYDVRQSGFTGAGVNAVTRSGTNKFSGSAYTFFRNQNMIGTKVGDRELPEQNDNQSVTYGARLGGPIIKNKLFFFANYEHEKETFPGITWLASRPGLTGPNVARTTATDLERVREHLISNYGYNPGAYENYANEFANESNKFLVRLDWNISDKHKFTIRYNQVVGTSDQVINGNSGPNPRSSSNRVSSSSLAFEKSNYGFENTVRSLTAELNSTLSSKLSNQFLATYSRIQDTRIANGEDFPLVDIWEGGDQYMSFGTEPFTKGNDVINNNYSFINNLTYLAGKHTITGGASFELLKFGNSYQRFATSYYRYASVDDFINNAKPTSYAITYPYEGQDPYARVNFATAGLYLQDRFSVNNQLDITAGVRAELPLYLNDLTANPSIDNLVLLDPDGNEKQYSSSTWPKSKVLLSPRVGFNYDVMGDGSLQLRGGTGIFTGRIPFVWLTNMPTNAGVLQNTLEPVKADVLDVIRFNPDPMYWVNNGPSDVFIKSPKAGAPGSFALVDRDFKMPQVWRSSLGADYSIPGTPLVAIADFLYTKDIQGVYQFNANRKPAPGKLNNSGDTRDFWNNHKDADGKEVNFTKYNRATGDAIVLTNTKKGESLSATAGLSLPARGGFFGSVFYTYTYAKDITGNPGSSAGSAWSNNYSINDPNELLMGISQFAIPHRVVGSLSYRKEYANHLATTFSLFYEGAHQGRFAYTYNGDINKDGVSNDLLYIPSNSSEMIFKDIKDKNGVVQFSAQEQREAFDKFVDNDKFLKDSRGGYVERNNGLLPWLHRFDARLLQDVFTNIGDNRNTLQLSVDVKNIGNMINSDWGVYKELNSGSQYNYGLLKVASVSAEGVPSFNMITVSDNEGNTILPDSPFRDTFRTSSTWSMQVGLRYIFN is encoded by the coding sequence ATGTTCATGTTGTTATATGTGGCTGGGGTACAGGCCCAGGTAACAACAAGTAGCATTAACGGTACCGTAAAAGACGCAAGCGGTGCAGCTTTGATCGGCGCGACTGTAAGAGCAACGCACCAGCCGTCGGGTACAACCTATGGTGCTACTACTAATACAGAAGGCCAATTCAACATCGCGAACATGCGTGTGGGTGGTCCTTATACCGTAGAAGTAAGCTATATTGGCTACCAGGCTAAAAGCTATTCAGACATTACGCTACAGTTAGGTCGCCCCTATTCACTCAATGCCTCTTTAGCAGAGTCAGGCGGCATGCTGGATGAAGTAGTGGTAAGCGCAGACCGTTCTTCTGTTTTCAACGCGAACAAAACAGGTGCAGCTACTAACGTAGGCACGCAGCAGATCGAGTCGCTCCCAACCATCTCCCGTAGCCTTACCGACTTCACACGTCTGACGCCTCAGGCAAACGGCAACGGTTTCGCCGGTCGTGACGGACGTTTCAACAACGTGCAGATTGATGGAGCTAACTTCAACAACGCCTTTGGTCTGAGCGGCAACGCGCTGCCAGGTGGTAGTTCACAGCCAATCTCCCTAGACGCGATCGAAGAGGTTCAGGTAAACATCGCTCCTTATGATGTGCGCCAGTCTGGCTTTACAGGTGCCGGCGTAAACGCCGTTACGCGTAGCGGTACAAACAAATTCTCTGGTTCTGCTTATACTTTCTTCCGCAACCAGAATATGATCGGCACTAAGGTTGGCGACCGTGAGTTGCCAGAGCAAAACGATAACCAAAGCGTTACCTATGGTGCTCGTTTAGGCGGTCCGATCATTAAGAATAAACTGTTTTTCTTTGCCAACTATGAGCACGAGAAAGAGACTTTCCCGGGCATTACGTGGCTGGCTTCTCGCCCTGGCCTGACTGGCCCCAACGTTGCAAGAACAACTGCCACCGATCTTGAGAGAGTTCGTGAACACCTGATCAGCAATTATGGCTACAACCCAGGTGCTTATGAGAACTACGCGAACGAGTTCGCCAACGAGAGCAACAAGTTCCTGGTGCGCTTAGACTGGAACATCAGCGATAAGCACAAATTCACCATCCGTTACAACCAGGTGGTTGGCACAAGCGATCAGGTTATCAATGGTAACTCTGGCCCTAACCCACGTTCTTCATCTAACCGTGTGAGCTCCAGCTCCCTGGCATTCGAGAAATCAAACTATGGTTTCGAGAACACTGTTCGCTCGCTTACAGCAGAGTTGAACAGTACTCTTTCTTCCAAGCTTTCAAACCAGTTCCTGGCAACTTACAGCCGCATTCAGGATACACGCATAGCAAACGGAGAAGATTTCCCACTTGTTGATATCTGGGAAGGCGGCGACCAGTACATGAGCTTCGGTACGGAGCCGTTTACGAAGGGTAACGACGTCATCAACAACAACTACTCTTTCATCAACAACCTGACTTACTTGGCCGGCAAGCACACCATTACAGGAGGTGCCAGCTTTGAGTTGCTGAAGTTCGGTAACAGCTACCAGCGTTTCGCTACTTCTTATTACCGTTATGCTTCTGTTGATGATTTTATCAACAACGCGAAGCCTACCTCATACGCCATCACTTACCCATACGAAGGACAAGACCCTTATGCGCGTGTGAACTTTGCAACAGCGGGCCTTTACCTGCAGGACAGATTCTCGGTAAATAACCAGCTCGACATCACAGCCGGTGTCCGCGCTGAACTGCCGCTTTACCTGAACGACCTGACTGCCAACCCATCTATTGACAACCTGGTATTGCTGGACCCGGACGGAAACGAGAAGCAATACTCTAGCAGCACCTGGCCAAAATCAAAAGTGCTGCTTTCCCCACGCGTTGGTTTCAACTACGATGTAATGGGCGACGGATCGCTGCAACTGCGCGGTGGTACCGGTATCTTCACTGGCCGTATCCCGTTTGTATGGCTGACGAACATGCCAACGAACGCCGGCGTGCTGCAGAACACTTTAGAGCCGGTTAAAGCAGATGTGCTGGATGTAATCCGCTTTAACCCTGATCCTATGTACTGGGTAAACAACGGTCCGTCTGATGTGTTCATCAAGTCTCCTAAGGCCGGTGCCCCAGGTAGCTTTGCACTGGTTGACCGCGACTTTAAAATGCCACAGGTATGGAGAAGCAGCTTAGGCGCTGATTATTCTATCCCGGGTACCCCACTTGTAGCAATTGCCGACTTCCTCTACACAAAGGATATCCAGGGGGTTTACCAGTTCAACGCAAACAGAAAGCCCGCTCCAGGGAAGCTTAACAACTCTGGTGATACGCGTGACTTCTGGAACAATCATAAAGACGCTGATGGAAAAGAAGTTAACTTCACCAAGTACAACCGTGCAACCGGTGACGCGATCGTGCTGACAAACACAAAGAAAGGTGAGTCCCTATCTGCGACAGCTGGTCTGTCTCTTCCTGCAAGAGGCGGCTTCTTCGGCTCCGTGTTCTATACTTACACATATGCCAAAGATATCACAGGCAATCCAGGATCTAGCGCTGGTTCAGCTTGGTCTAACAACTACTCCATCAATGATCCAAACGAACTTCTGATGGGTATTTCTCAGTTTGCAATACCTCACCGTGTGGTAGGTAGCCTTTCTTACCGTAAAGAGTACGCCAACCACCTGGCAACCACCTTCTCTTTATTCTATGAAGGTGCTCACCAAGGTCGCTTTGCCTATACTTACAACGGCGACATCAACAAAGACGGTGTAAGCAACGACCTGCTGTACATTCCTAGCAACTCATCCGAGATGATATTCAAAGACATCAAAGACAAAAATGGTGTTGTTCAATTTTCAGCCCAGGAACAGCGTGAGGCGTTCGACAAGTTTGTTGACAACGACAAATTCCTGAAGGACAGCAGAGGCGGCTACGTAGAGCGTAACAACGGCCTGCTGCCTTGGCTGCACAGATTCGATGCCAGATTACTGCAGGATGTATTCACAAACATTGGAGACAACCGCAATACCCTACAGCTGAGCGTAGATGTGAAGAACATCGGCAACATGATCAACTCTGACTGGGGGGTTTACAAAGAACTGAACAGCGGCTCACAGTATAATTACGGTCTGCTGAAAGTGGCTAGTGTATCTGCTGAAGGTGTTCCATCCTTCAACATGATCACTGTGAGCGATAACGAAGGCAACACAATTCTGCCAGACTCTCCTTTCCGTGACACTTTCAGAACATCCAGCACCTGGAGCATGCAGGTTGGTCTGCGCTACATCTTCAACTAA
- a CDS encoding TonB-dependent receptor, translating to MRLFYRLLIFCCFCLLQPQPAWAQGSTTAAMSGVVRDQSGMALPGATVIAVHTPTNTQYVAGTNTDGYYNIQNMRVGGPYTVTTSYIGYQEQRAENVTLSLGQTARVDFELAESARQLGEVEIVGEQNDIFNQDRTGAATNVSREQIENLPTLSRSLQDFTRLTPQASGNSIAGANNRYNNITIDGAVNNDVFGLSGSGTPGGQAGTQPISLDAIQEIQVVVAPYDVKLGNFTGGGINAVTRSGTNTFTGSVYGFGRNENTIGKSVEGPRERADEFSNYQYGVRVGGPIKQDKLFFFFNYDATRFEEPVRFAPGSAESQIPLDVAQELADFVQSTYGYDVGSFGRIDRQTQSDKFFGRLDWNISDEHQLTLRHNIVDAFDDNISRSSDFIRFGNNAYRFNSVTHSSVLELNSRFSNEFSNNLIIGYTRIRENRQIQGALFPQITIFDPIADFEFGSQRSSTANELDQDIFEFTDNFTYLLGRHNFTLGTHNEFFSFRNLFINNLNGRWEYNSLEDFYNDNPRRVRATYSLQENDPTPAAEFNALQLGFYVQDEYTFSEQLRLTLGLRLDVPVFPDKPQRNPGFESDFQGLYPGLKTDRTPSGELMWAPRFGFNYTPTDDRKLQLRGGTGVFTGRVPFVWLSNQFINTGTILGTIDRRNPDNFVENVGEFIDPSLPQTFEINVIDNDFKLPQVWRSNLAVDYTLPYEVFLTVEGIYSKTLNDVVYKDLNLVAPSGTLTGGPDNREVYPNDRRINENYTNVILLDNTDKGYRYSITGQLRKDFLQGLMTTLAYTYGKSKDVNSGTSSTALSNYEFNQIVNNPNDPPLSYSRFDVRHRIVASAGYEFRYGTDDWLATGISLFYEGQSGLPFTYLYNGDLNREGNFANDLIYVPRSQSEINLIPFTSGGLAFTAEEQWEALDDFISNDDYLSDRRGQYAERNGARMPWTHQVDLRISQDFVLQADENSHTLQITFDIFNVGNLLNRDWGHEYFVNNEANEIIRYAGLDDAGNPTFTFNPNSVRYNIAPFASRWQGQLGLRYLFN from the coding sequence ATGAGACTTTTCTACAGATTACTGATATTTTGCTGCTTCTGCCTGCTACAGCCACAGCCTGCATGGGCACAGGGCAGCACCACGGCTGCCATGAGCGGGGTGGTGCGCGACCAAAGCGGGATGGCGCTTCCGGGTGCAACCGTCATCGCCGTGCATACCCCCACCAATACACAGTATGTAGCCGGCACCAACACTGATGGCTATTACAATATCCAGAACATGCGCGTCGGCGGCCCTTATACGGTCACGACTTCTTATATTGGCTACCAGGAGCAGCGGGCGGAGAACGTGACGCTCTCGCTTGGCCAGACGGCGCGCGTGGATTTCGAGCTGGCTGAGAGCGCCAGACAGCTGGGGGAGGTAGAGATTGTGGGCGAGCAGAACGATATATTTAACCAGGACCGCACCGGTGCCGCCACTAACGTTTCACGTGAGCAGATCGAGAACCTGCCCACCCTTAGCCGCAGCCTGCAGGACTTCACACGCCTCACCCCACAGGCCTCAGGCAACTCCATCGCCGGGGCCAACAACCGCTACAACAACATCACCATCGACGGGGCTGTGAACAACGACGTGTTCGGGCTGTCCGGCAGCGGCACCCCCGGTGGCCAGGCCGGCACGCAGCCCATCTCGCTGGACGCCATACAGGAGATACAGGTGGTGGTAGCCCCTTACGACGTGAAACTCGGCAACTTTACGGGCGGTGGCATCAATGCCGTGACACGCTCCGGCACGAACACATTCACAGGCTCGGTGTATGGCTTCGGCCGGAACGAGAACACAATAGGCAAGTCCGTGGAAGGCCCCCGCGAGCGGGCCGACGAGTTCAGCAACTATCAGTACGGCGTGCGGGTGGGTGGCCCGATAAAGCAGGATAAACTGTTCTTTTTCTTTAATTACGACGCCACCCGTTTTGAGGAGCCGGTTCGCTTCGCGCCGGGGTCGGCGGAGTCGCAGATACCCCTGGACGTGGCCCAGGAGCTCGCTGATTTTGTGCAGAGCACCTATGGCTACGATGTAGGCTCCTTCGGCCGGATAGACCGCCAGACGCAGAGCGACAAGTTCTTTGGCCGCCTGGACTGGAATATCAGCGATGAGCACCAGCTGACCCTGCGCCACAACATCGTGGATGCCTTCGACGATAACATCTCGCGCAGCAGCGACTTTATCCGCTTCGGCAACAACGCCTACCGCTTTAACAGTGTTACCCACAGCTCCGTGCTGGAGCTCAACAGCCGCTTCTCGAATGAGTTCTCCAACAACCTGATCATCGGCTATACCCGCATCCGGGAGAACCGGCAGATACAGGGGGCGCTGTTCCCGCAGATCACCATCTTCGACCCGATCGCTGATTTTGAGTTTGGCTCGCAGCGCTCCTCCACCGCCAACGAACTGGACCAGGACATATTCGAGTTTACCGACAATTTCACCTACCTGCTGGGCCGCCATAACTTTACCCTCGGCACGCACAATGAGTTCTTCAGCTTCCGCAACCTGTTCATCAACAACCTCAACGGCCGGTGGGAGTACAATAGCCTGGAGGATTTCTATAACGACAACCCACGGCGCGTACGAGCCACCTACTCCCTACAGGAGAATGACCCTACCCCGGCTGCGGAGTTCAATGCCTTGCAGCTGGGCTTCTACGTGCAGGATGAGTATACTTTCTCCGAGCAGCTAAGGCTGACTTTGGGGCTGCGCCTGGACGTTCCCGTATTCCCGGACAAGCCACAGCGCAACCCAGGCTTTGAAAGCGACTTCCAGGGCCTTTACCCCGGCCTTAAGACCGACCGCACCCCGAGCGGCGAGCTGATGTGGGCGCCCCGCTTTGGCTTTAACTACACCCCCACCGATGATCGGAAGCTGCAGCTTCGCGGCGGCACCGGCGTCTTTACCGGCCGTGTCCCCTTTGTGTGGCTCTCCAACCAGTTTATCAACACCGGCACCATCCTGGGCACCATAGACCGCCGCAACCCTGACAATTTCGTGGAAAATGTGGGTGAGTTCATCGACCCCAGCCTACCGCAGACCTTTGAGATCAACGTGATCGATAACGACTTCAAACTTCCGCAAGTATGGCGGAGCAACCTGGCAGTGGATTACACCCTACCCTATGAGGTCTTCCTGACCGTGGAGGGCATCTACTCTAAAACCCTGAACGACGTGGTTTACAAGGACCTGAACCTGGTGGCGCCGTCCGGCACCCTGACCGGCGGTCCCGATAACCGGGAGGTATATCCCAACGACCGCCGCATCAACGAGAACTATACTAACGTCATCCTGCTGGATAATACCGACAAGGGGTACCGCTACAGCATTACAGGGCAGCTGCGCAAAGACTTCTTACAGGGGCTGATGACGACCCTGGCTTATACCTACGGCAAGTCGAAGGACGTGAACAGCGGCACCAGCTCCACCGCCCTCTCCAATTATGAGTTTAACCAGATCGTCAACAACCCCAATGACCCGCCGCTCTCCTACTCCCGCTTCGATGTGCGCCACCGGATCGTGGCGAGCGCCGGCTATGAGTTCAGGTATGGCACCGATGACTGGCTCGCCACCGGCATCTCGCTCTTCTATGAAGGGCAGTCAGGCCTGCCGTTTACGTACCTGTATAACGGGGATCTGAACCGTGAGGGCAATTTCGCCAATGACCTGATCTACGTGCCGCGTAGCCAGAGCGAGATCAACCTGATTCCCTTCACCTCCGGCGGCCTGGCCTTTACGGCGGAAGAGCAGTGGGAGGCGCTAGACGACTTTATCTCGAACGACGATTACCTGAGCGACCGCCGCGGCCAGTATGCTGAGCGAAACGGGGCCCGCATGCCCTGGACACACCAGGTAGACCTGCGCATCTCCCAGGACTTTGTGCTGCAGGCAGACGAAAACAGCCACACGCTCCAAATCACGTTCGATATTTTTAACGTAGGCAACCTGCTAAACCGCGACTGGGGGCACGAGTACTTCGTCAACAACGAAGCCAACGAGATCATTCGCTACGCCGGCCTTGACGATGCGGGCAATCCCACCTTCACCTTCAACCCGAACAGCGTCAGGTATAACATAGCCCCTTTTGCCTCGCGCTGGCAAGGGCAACTGGGCCTGCGGTATCTCTTTAACTAA
- a CDS encoding M48 family metallopeptidase — MIQDSIQFGSKTIYFKLVYSVRKSLGISVTPNMEVLVKAPVDAPIDKIKQKLRDKAPWILKQQSFFLTFHPKAAPKKYVSGETHLYLGRQYRLKVIEGPLNVVKLRGRFIEVTCTEKGRAEELLKKWYLEHARVRFKQYAAPWIERFKLYNVEPSSIVLREMPTRWGSCTPKGKVILNPELIKAPKGCIEYVIVHEICHLVHHDHTQKFFDLQEKEMPDWEKWKMRLEVLLA; from the coding sequence GTGATTCAGGATAGCATACAGTTTGGCTCTAAAACCATTTATTTTAAGCTTGTTTACAGTGTCCGTAAGAGTTTAGGTATATCCGTTACCCCAAACATGGAAGTGCTTGTAAAAGCCCCCGTAGATGCTCCAATCGATAAGATAAAGCAGAAGCTGCGGGACAAGGCACCCTGGATTCTAAAGCAGCAAAGTTTCTTCCTGACCTTTCACCCAAAGGCGGCACCTAAGAAGTATGTGAGTGGTGAAACGCACCTATATTTAGGCAGGCAGTACAGATTGAAAGTAATAGAGGGTCCCCTTAATGTAGTAAAGCTGAGAGGCCGTTTCATAGAAGTGACCTGCACGGAAAAGGGTAGGGCAGAAGAGCTGCTAAAGAAGTGGTACCTGGAGCATGCCCGTGTACGGTTTAAACAATATGCAGCCCCATGGATTGAGCGTTTCAAGCTCTACAATGTGGAGCCCTCCAGCATAGTTTTAAGAGAGATGCCTACTCGCTGGGGCAGTTGTACGCCTAAAGGAAAGGTTATCCTAAACCCCGAACTTATCAAGGCACCTAAAGGCTGTATTGAGTATGTGATAGTACACGAAATTTGCCATTTGGTGCACCACGACCACACACAGAAATTCTTTGACCTGCAGGAAAAGGAAATGCCGGACTGGGAGAAGTGGAAAATGCGATTGGAGGTGTTGTTGGCTTAA
- a CDS encoding type I restriction endonuclease subunit R → METPSFLEDHISQIPALQFLQKVGYTYLTQEEALQLRGGKTTAVLLEGVLRQQLECINSITYKGESYEFVDSNIKAGIQALKDVPMQDGYMAACEHVYNLLTLGKALEQSIEGDKKSYTLQYINWQDWSKNVFHVTEEYSVMRAASQDHYRPDVVLFVNGIPLCIIECKRSDIKDPLEQAISQHLRNQQEDGIRSLYVYAQLCLSIATNQAAYATNATPHKFWAQWEEKPAGKTKLEKETSLLAYKQELQVLKNQPLQPAQHKHLFSGRYAYVRYHFEALEKDGVRFTKQDELLYGLCRPQRLLDLVYSFIVFDGGIKKIARYQQYFAINKISKRVHHIQGGKRQGGVIWHTQGSGKSLTMVMLAQAIAMDKSITNPKIVLVTDRTDLDEQISTTFKKCDMLVERAKTGKDLAEKLQSRSDAVVTTIINKFEKAVNNIKQPLTSPNIFVLIDEGHRTQYGTFNVKMAQALPNACFIAFTGTPLMKKEKSTASKFGGIIDEYPVTKAVEDGAVVPILYEGRHAFQQVSANAIDNYFQMVSESLTDYQKADLKKKFSRADQLNQAEQKMYAIAWDISHHYRDNWQSKGEKGQFKAQLVCPNKVAAIKYKEYLDEIGLVSCELVISGPDEREGEDSAFGKSEDKVKQFWAKMMNEHGTKEKYEQNIISRYKHQEEPEIIIVVDKLLTGFDAPKNTVLYITRNLKEHKLLQAIARVNRLYPGKDFGYVIDYYGILGQLDEALDTYSGLEDFDEDELAGTLTNIIEEVKKLPQRHSELWDIFKAVPNKRDAEAYEELLRDEALRSAFYDKLSIYARTLKIALSSLEFVTKTDPKEVDRYKEDAAFFLKLRASVTQRYSDTIDFKQYESQIQKLIDKHIQTDRVETVVELVNIFDKDKFELEVEKAIGDAAKADRIASRTAKHIAEKMEEDPAFYKKFSEMLKETIKEYEEKRISEAEYLKRAKEMMDAVLSHTDNEIPAPLQHKEIARAYFGLCQESLVEKIEEQAKRLEVSVATALAIDAIMHETILDQGQPKIDWHKNKDLLGKLNIDIGDYLIDEVRDKYKVPLSFGEMDAIAEKCIEVAKIRYK, encoded by the coding sequence ATGGAAACTCCCTCTTTTCTCGAAGACCACATCAGCCAAATACCCGCGCTGCAGTTTCTGCAGAAAGTAGGCTATACCTACCTGACACAGGAAGAAGCGCTGCAGTTGCGAGGCGGTAAAACCACAGCAGTGTTGCTGGAGGGTGTGCTGCGTCAGCAGCTGGAGTGCATCAACAGCATTACCTACAAAGGCGAGAGCTACGAATTTGTAGACAGTAATATCAAAGCAGGTATACAAGCCTTAAAGGATGTGCCGATGCAGGATGGGTATATGGCAGCTTGTGAGCATGTTTATAACCTGCTTACGCTGGGTAAGGCCCTGGAGCAAAGTATAGAGGGAGACAAAAAGAGCTATACCCTGCAGTATATTAACTGGCAGGACTGGAGCAAGAACGTGTTTCACGTTACAGAAGAGTACAGCGTTATGCGGGCCGCAAGCCAAGACCATTACCGACCTGATGTTGTGCTGTTTGTTAATGGTATACCGCTCTGTATTATCGAGTGCAAGCGCTCTGATATAAAAGACCCGTTGGAGCAGGCCATTTCTCAACATCTGCGCAATCAGCAGGAAGACGGCATACGCTCATTATATGTGTATGCGCAGCTCTGCCTTAGCATTGCCACTAACCAGGCGGCCTACGCTACCAATGCCACCCCCCATAAGTTTTGGGCACAGTGGGAAGAGAAGCCAGCGGGTAAAACCAAACTGGAAAAAGAAACTTCACTCTTAGCCTATAAACAAGAGCTGCAAGTTTTGAAGAACCAGCCGCTGCAGCCTGCACAGCATAAGCATTTGTTTAGCGGTCGCTACGCCTATGTAAGGTACCACTTCGAAGCATTGGAGAAAGACGGGGTAAGGTTTACCAAGCAGGATGAATTGCTATACGGCCTATGCCGCCCGCAGCGCCTATTAGATTTAGTTTATAGCTTCATCGTGTTTGATGGGGGTATCAAGAAAATTGCTCGTTACCAGCAATACTTTGCTATCAACAAAATCAGCAAGCGGGTGCACCATATTCAAGGTGGTAAGCGCCAAGGGGGTGTAATTTGGCATACTCAAGGAAGCGGCAAGTCCCTTACCATGGTAATGTTGGCACAGGCTATTGCCATGGACAAGAGCATTACCAACCCTAAGATTGTACTGGTAACTGACCGCACCGACTTAGACGAACAAATCAGCACCACTTTCAAGAAGTGTGATATGCTGGTAGAACGGGCCAAGACAGGTAAAGACCTGGCAGAAAAGCTGCAAAGTAGGAGTGATGCTGTAGTGACAACCATTATCAACAAGTTTGAAAAGGCAGTCAACAACATAAAACAGCCGCTTACCTCACCTAACATCTTTGTGCTGATTGACGAGGGGCACCGCACCCAGTACGGAACCTTTAACGTGAAGATGGCGCAGGCCCTACCCAACGCCTGTTTCATTGCCTTTACAGGTACGCCTTTGATGAAAAAGGAAAAGAGCACCGCCTCCAAGTTTGGCGGTATCATAGACGAGTACCCGGTAACCAAGGCGGTAGAAGATGGTGCTGTGGTGCCTATTCTGTATGAGGGGCGCCATGCGTTTCAGCAGGTAAGCGCCAATGCTATCGACAATTATTTTCAAATGGTGTCGGAGTCCCTTACTGATTACCAAAAAGCCGACCTGAAGAAGAAATTCAGCCGTGCTGACCAGCTGAACCAGGCAGAACAGAAAATGTATGCTATTGCCTGGGACATCAGCCATCATTACCGCGACAATTGGCAGAGCAAAGGCGAAAAAGGGCAGTTCAAAGCACAGCTGGTTTGCCCAAACAAAGTCGCTGCCATCAAATACAAAGAGTACTTGGATGAAATAGGCTTAGTAAGTTGTGAACTGGTTATTTCAGGGCCGGACGAAAGAGAGGGTGAAGACAGTGCTTTTGGAAAATCAGAGGACAAGGTAAAACAGTTTTGGGCCAAGATGATGAACGAACATGGCACCAAAGAAAAATACGAGCAAAACATCATCAGCCGCTATAAGCACCAGGAAGAGCCCGAAATAATCATAGTAGTCGATAAGCTCCTAACAGGCTTTGACGCTCCGAAAAATACGGTGCTCTACATCACACGTAACCTGAAAGAGCATAAGTTGCTGCAGGCCATAGCAAGGGTAAACCGCCTATACCCAGGCAAAGACTTTGGCTATGTGATAGACTATTATGGTATTTTAGGTCAATTAGATGAAGCGCTCGACACCTATTCAGGATTAGAGGACTTCGATGAAGATGAACTGGCAGGCACCCTGACCAACATTATAGAGGAGGTGAAGAAGCTGCCGCAGCGCCACTCCGAGCTATGGGATATTTTTAAAGCGGTGCCAAATAAGCGAGATGCAGAAGCTTATGAAGAGTTGTTGCGAGATGAAGCCCTGCGTTCAGCTTTCTATGATAAGCTCTCTATTTACGCCCGTACGCTGAAAATAGCGCTTTCATCGCTGGAGTTTGTGACCAAGACAGACCCGAAAGAGGTTGACAGGTATAAAGAAGACGCCGCTTTCTTCCTGAAGCTCCGAGCCTCTGTCACACAGCGTTATTCCGATACAATCGATTTTAAGCAATACGAAAGCCAAATTCAGAAACTAATCGACAAGCATATTCAGACTGATAGAGTTGAGACAGTGGTAGAGCTGGTCAACATCTTCGACAAGGATAAATTCGAGCTGGAAGTAGAAAAGGCCATCGGAGATGCTGCCAAGGCAGACCGTATTGCGTCAAGAACAGCCAAACACATTGCCGAGAAGATGGAGGAAGACCCCGCTTTCTATAAGAAGTTCTCGGAGATGCTGAAAGAGACGATAAAAGAGTACGAAGAAAAGCGCATTTCAGAAGCCGAGTACCTGAAGCGGGCCAAAGAGATGATGGACGCGGTACTATCACATACAGATAATGAAATACCCGCACCGCTCCAGCACAAAGAAATAGCAAGAGCCTATTTTGGCCTCTGTCAAGAGTCTTTGGTTGAAAAGATAGAAGAGCAGGCGAAACGGCTGGAAGTTTCTGTAGCCACCGCCCTTGCCATTGATGCTATTATGCATGAAACCATCTTGGACCAGGGGCAACCCAAAATTGATTGGCACAAGAATAAGGACTTATTAGGCAAGCTCAATATTGATATAGGGGATTACCTGATTGACGAGGTACGTGATAAGTATAAGGTGCCCCTTTCATTTGGTGAGATGGATGCCATTGCAGAGAAGTGTATAGAGGTAGCAAAGATTAGGTATAAGTGA
- a CDS encoding Panacea domain-containing protein yields MLTAKDIAEYLLRLSDSEASDITNLKIQKLLYYVQGFNLAMHGEKMFNDPIEAWQYGPVVADLYHAYKGNGSGVISPSNNYEFTRSLTEEEEELILEVNDVYGQFSGPKLMHMTHEERPWLEAIEKKNKEINLNTMQVYFKQLLTE; encoded by the coding sequence ATGCTAACTGCTAAGGATATTGCTGAGTACTTGCTTCGACTCTCTGACTCAGAGGCGAGTGACATAACAAACTTGAAGATTCAAAAGTTACTGTACTATGTACAAGGTTTTAACCTGGCGATGCATGGTGAGAAAATGTTTAATGATCCTATTGAAGCGTGGCAGTATGGCCCTGTTGTCGCTGACTTATATCACGCTTACAAGGGAAATGGTAGTGGGGTAATATCTCCATCCAATAATTATGAATTTACTAGATCACTCACCGAAGAAGAAGAAGAGTTGATTTTAGAAGTCAATGATGTCTATGGCCAATTTTCCGGACCGAAGCTAATGCATATGACTCACGAAGAACGCCCATGGTTGGAAGCAATCGAGAAGAAGAATAAAGAGATCAACTTAAATACAATGCAGGTTTATTTTAAGCAATTGCTGACTGAATAA